In a genomic window of Leptospira hartskeerlii:
- a CDS encoding DUF1566 domain-containing protein yields the protein MQVNSSDANVIQDKSTGLYWQKCIYPMKWDTSTSTSQCKVPTPAPTTPYINAYAVTWNQVKNKSLCKYYGSNWRTPTIAELKSLVERSQYNPALDGIFDPGAAASSSGIPDFFWSSTSYGADSNYAWTVNFYYGYIYHTSAKVNNYYLRCVTNVYP from the coding sequence GTGCAAGTGAATTCTTCGGATGCAAATGTGATCCAAGATAAGTCTACCGGTTTGTATTGGCAGAAATGTATTTATCCGATGAAATGGGATACTTCTACCTCTACTTCTCAATGTAAGGTCCCGACTCCTGCTCCTACTACCCCGTATATAAATGCTTACGCGGTCACTTGGAACCAGGTGAAGAATAAGAGTCTTTGTAAGTATTACGGTTCGAATTGGAGGACTCCCACCATCGCAGAATTAAAGTCTTTGGTGGAACGATCCCAATACAATCCCGCTTTGGACGGTATTTTTGATCCGGGGGCGGCGGCTAGTTCTTCTGGTATTCCGGATTTCTTTTGGTCCAGCACTTCGTACGGAGCGGATTCGAACTACGCTTGGACAGTGAATTTTTATTACGGGTATATCTATCATACTTCGGCCAAAGTGAATAATTATTATCTTAGATGCGTAACTAACGTTTATCCTTGA